The following is a genomic window from Fretibacterium sp. OH1220_COT-178.
CGATTTCAAACACTTGAATGTCTTTCATAATGTCTCTACTATACCACTTCTGACAATTTCGAACTCATCCTTACCCACACAGAATAACGAGGAACCATTTTTTATCATCGATCTTTTTTTGTTTTACCTCCATCGCCCGCTGTTTGAACATATTATCCGTTTTCTTATCGACTCTCTCGGCATTCGGGTGCGCAGGAGCGAGCTTCCGGTATCGATATTTTTATTCTTTGTCTTGATGGGCACAGTTTTCTTCGAAGTCGCTCTTGTTTATTTTTCCTGCAATGGCTGGTGGTTGTCCCGTTATGGACAGAGCATCGGGAAAAGGGCGGCAAGAATCCGTATCCTGGATGAGGGGCGCGGCCATTCTTCGAGTCCTTTGAGTTTCGGACGACTCTTCTGCAGGGAAGCGCTCTTCATTCTCTCCGTAACGCCGCTGTTCATTCTTTTGTATTACCGGCCCCTGTACGGCAGGGACAGATTCTATCATTATCTTTTTGCTGGATTCGTAGCCGTCGGTATGGGGTCGATTCTTTTGGGAGGACGCAGCATATCGGACCGTATTGCCGGAACCCGGGTTCGTGCCCTGGAGCCTTCCGATGAGCCCGTCCCCATGAAATCGGAGCATCGCTATGATGGGGCATACTATTCGGGCCTCTATAAGGAGTACATGGAGAAACTGGCGGACGACGGAACGGGGGATTCCGGCAAAGACTCGGCGTGAAGGTCGTTTTTCTGCAATCCAGCCGATGAGATGGGAGCGGAACGAGGTTGTTGCGAAAAAAGGAGCGGAGATGGGGAATGAAAAGACGAATGTTTTGGGTTCGGATGTCTGTTTTGTCGATGGCGGTGTTGCTTTTCTGCTTGTGGGGCATGTCGTGGGCCTGGGAGGAAAAAGTTTCCTACAAGTGGCTGATCGAGCCCAAGTACAAATGGGCATTTGCTTATTCGGAGGGCCTGTGGCCGGTGGAGAAAGATGGACTGTGGGGGTACGTGGACAGTGCGGACAGGGTGGTCGTGGATTTTCAATATTTCGGAGCCGCTCCGTTTCGGAACGGAATGGCCTATGTCGAGGTCAGCGAGGACGTTTGGGGGCTTATCGATCCTACGGGCCGGCCGGTCATTGCGCTTCAGGAGGGAATCCACCTTCTCCCTCCCTTCCTTGTCCGGGATCCTTTGTTGGGCTCGAAGAAGGATATACGGGTGCCGTTTGGGAACGCTCAGGACAGGTATGGCTTTCTGGATCTCTCTGGGAAGGTGCGAATCCCGGCAATCTATGATTCGGTTGGACAATTCTCCGAGGGGCTGGCTGCCGTTGTCAGCGGGGACTGCTGGGGTGTCATCGACACGGACGGGCGTTGGGTAATTTCACTGCATTCGCGCTATCGTGGCCTAAAATATTTTAAGGGTGGCTATATACCGTTCATGTCGAAGGAGAGACTTTGGGGGTTTATAGACTCCGGGGACAGGGTCGTTCTTGAACCGAAGTACACGCGCCTTCAAGACAGCTGGGACGGGTCCGGTCCATGGTTGGTCGAGTGCGATGGAAAGATTGGCTATCTCGCCCCGAAGCTCAACGTGCTGGCGGATTGTAAATATGACCCCGCAGATCCCCTCTTTGCCACGCAATCCTATCCCTATGCCGGAGGGGTTGCTTTTGCCTGCGAAGACGGGACTTACAAAGCGCTGGATACCGAGGGGAATGAGCTTTTTCAATTCCCTGCTTTTCTTGCGACACCTGTTTCCGAGTTGTGTAGGGAAGGGTATTACGTGTTGTATGCAGGGCGTGAGGAGTACCGCCCTTTCGAGAGCAAATTCTTTCTCTTGGACAAACAGGGAGTCATGATCCTTCCGCCGGAGTTCCAGGAGATCCGCCCTTCGGCGGATGGGATCGTAGCGGTTTGCAAGGAAAAGCGCTGGGGACTGATCGACCTCAATCGACGGTAAATGGATCGAACCCCATCAACACGAGACCTTCAGGGGAGCAAAAAACGGCTAACCATGAGGAACCGGTTTATCGACCCAGCAAGCCCCGCATAAAGTTTTTTCTTCGGTTTATTTGTCGTTCCTCTTCTCCTGTGAACTGTCGAGGCTCTTTTATAGCCATGTTGACGGGTGACGCGGGTCGCACATCAGGAAACTCGAGGGCGTGATCAAACCCAACCCCAAAATAATCACCAGGACAAAAAAGTTCATCCCGGGAAATTCATTCATCTCTATTCCGTTCGAGTCAGGGAAATAGCTCTACCGTCGGCATTCAAGCACAAAGATACACGAGTGTAAAGGATGCTCGCTCTCCCCCGTCGCGGGCAGCCGGACAGCAAGGAAGTCCTCTTCCCTTCGACGACCTAATGGCCCCCGGAACGCTCCAGCATCGCCCGGCAGATCAGCTCTACCTTTCACCCTCCTTCGCCACGGACCTCAAAGGCCCCATCCCAACCTCTCCCCTACAGCCCCATTCCATCAACATTCATTGACTCCGGTGAGAATATTTGATATTTTTTCGTCGGCATTCCCTTTCATTTCAAAATCGATCATGGACCATTTCACTTTCACCACTTTTGCAAGGGCGGCGGGCTTCGGTTTTCGTGGCGGCGGAGCGTGAGCGGGAGCGACACACCGCATAGAAACAGGGTGGAAGAATATCGGGTGAAATGTCATTGATAATCTTTAAAGTTGGAGCATATAAAGCGGCTTTTTTGATAGTTGGTGCTTTGGGACGCAAAAGGAGTGAAACGGTCAGGAATGGATAGAGTCGTTGTAACCCCAAAAGAAGCTGAGTGTTCCCGAAGAAGGTATCGGAGTCTGTCGGCCTGTATTTTTGTGCTGCTGTTGCTTGGTGTATCTGTGTTTCTTTATGGGCGGCCAACCCGAACAAGGACGGATGTCTCCTTCGAGTGGCTGGTGGAACCGATTTATGAAGAAGCCTGGCCTTTTCAGGATGGCATTGCGTGGGTGGAAACGGAAAAAATGAGATTTTGGAGGTTGATTGATCGAGAGGGAAAGACAGTTAAGGATGACGTTGAGGCAGTGAGAATCTTTCCTTACACGAAAGAGGGATTGGCTCTTGCATGGCTTCCCAAGCGAAAAGGGAAACGTAAAGAGAAAGATATCCTTGATTTTATACTAAGGATTCAAAGCTCCTTTCTCAACAGGTCCGGGGATATTGTCGCCCCTGCGTATGAGGATGCCAGACCTTTTTCCGGCGGCTTGGCCTCTGTAGGGAGTGGCGATTCGTATGGTTTTATTGACACGGAAGGAAACCTTGCAATTCCCTTTCTGTACGAGTGGGCCGGAGGCTTCGTCGGGGACCTGGGGGGAGTCGGTAAGGACGGGAAATACGGCTTCATCAACAAAAAAGGCGAGACCGTCGTCGATTTTGTCTTCGATATCCCCTCTTTGGATGTGCTTCCCTATTACCCTCAACACAATTTGCAGGCCGTGAGGACAGGCCGCATGCGAGGCCTTCTTAACGATCGGGGAGAGTGGGTGGCCGAACCAAAGTACGAACGCCTGTATTGCGGGGAGGATCCCCTTGTCGGCCTTCAA
Proteins encoded in this region:
- a CDS encoding WG repeat-containing protein, whose amino-acid sequence is MFLYGRPTRTRTDVSFEWLVEPIYEEAWPFQDGIAWVETEKMRFWRLIDREGKTVKDDVEAVRIFPYTKEGLALAWLPKRKGKRKEKDILDFILRIQSSFLNRSGDIVAPAYEDARPFSGGLASVGSGDSYGFIDTEGNLAIPFLYEWAGGFVGDLGGVGKDGKYGFINKKGETVVDFVFDIPSLDVLPYYPQHNLQAVRTGRMRGLLNDRGEWVAEPKYERLYCGEDPLVGLQKDGKVGFVNLSGDVVIDFQFMGIPVHSDSDSFGSGSISYCYRFSEGRAIVLMPPKWGSSGWYSGYGVIDMEGKLLFTFDAHPHGLYSEGYLAVQKFREKKAGLFDRKGNWIPLPDEVCLPFPSATNEVRGGILNVLISKSKEMVDFSETRGDFKAEYLKIIEDGKK
- a CDS encoding RDD family protein: DFKHLNVFHNVSTIPLLTISNSSLPTQNNEEPFFIIDLFLFYLHRPLFEHIIRFLIDSLGIRVRRSELPVSIFLFFVLMGTVFFEVALVYFSCNGWWLSRYGQSIGKRAARIRILDEGRGHSSSPLSFGRLFCREALFILSVTPLFILLYYRPLYGRDRFYHYLFAGFVAVGMGSILLGGRSISDRIAGTRVRALEPSDEPVPMKSEHRYDGAYYSGLYKEYMEKLADDGTGDSGKDSA
- a CDS encoding WG repeat-containing protein; this encodes MAVLLFCLWGMSWAWEEKVSYKWLIEPKYKWAFAYSEGLWPVEKDGLWGYVDSADRVVVDFQYFGAAPFRNGMAYVEVSEDVWGLIDPTGRPVIALQEGIHLLPPFLVRDPLLGSKKDIRVPFGNAQDRYGFLDLSGKVRIPAIYDSVGQFSEGLAAVVSGDCWGVIDTDGRWVISLHSRYRGLKYFKGGYIPFMSKERLWGFIDSGDRVVLEPKYTRLQDSWDGSGPWLVECDGKIGYLAPKLNVLADCKYDPADPLFATQSYPYAGGVAFACEDGTYKALDTEGNELFQFPAFLATPVSELCREGYYVLYAGREEYRPFESKFFLLDKQGVMILPPEFQEIRPSADGIVAVCKEKRWGLIDLNRR